The Dickeya poaceiphila DNA window TTCAATGCAGTGCGGAAACTGCCCGGATCGGCCTGGCCGCTGGCGGCAAGCTCCAGCGCGGTACCGTGATCGACGGATGTGCGGATAAACGGCAGTCCCAGCGTGATGTTGACAGCCCGGCCAAAGCCCTGATATTTCAGTACCGGCAGGCCCTGGTCATGATACATCGCCAGTACGGCATCGGCGTGTTCGAGATACTTGGGTTGGAACAAGGTGTCGGCTGGCAGCGGGCCGACCAGTTGGATGCCTGACTGGCGCAGTTCATCCAGTGCCGGGATGATGACATCCAGTTCTTCACGCCCCATGTGGCCGCCTTCGCCAGCGTGTGGATTCAGGCCGCAGACGTAGATGACCGGTTGAGCGAGGCCGAACTTGCGTTGCAAATCCTGATGCAGAATCGTGATGACTTCGTGCAGGCTGTCACGAGTGATGGCGTCTGATACTGTTTTTAGCGGCAGATGCGTCGTCGCCAGCGCAACGCGCAGTTCCTCGGTCGCCAGCATCATTACCACGCGCTGGCAGTGGCTGCGCTCGGCGAAAAATTCAGTGTGACCGGAAAAGGTAATACCCGACTCGTTGATAATGCCTTTGTGCACCGGCCCGGTGATCAGCGCGGCGAAATCCCCCCTCAGGCAGCCGTCGCAGGCGCGAGTCAGCGTATCCAGCACATAGCGGCTGTTCGCTACGTTTAGTTGCCCCGGCACCACGGTGGCGTCGGCGGTGACCGGCAACAGCGTCAGCGTGCCGGCGGCTTGTGGCTGCGCTACCTGATGCGGCTGGTACTCACGCAATGTCAGCGGTAGTTTCAGCGCCAGCGCGCGGCTTAACAGCAGCTCTGCGTCAGCGCACACTACCAGCTCTATCGGCCAGTCTTGCTGAGCCAGCGCGACGACCAGATCGGGACCAATCCCGGCGGGTTCGCCGGGGGTGATCACGACACGCTGTACCTGCGTTTCAATTGGCATCAGTTCTGACCATTCAGGATTTTCACGTAAGCGGCAGCGCGTTTTTCCTGCATCCAGGTCTGCGCTTCTTCGGCAAATTTGCGGTTAAACAACATACGGTAGGCGCGATCTTTCTGAGCGGCGTCGGTCTTGTCTACCTGACGGGTATCCAGCAATTGAATCAGATGCCAGCCAAATGATGAATGCACCGGTGCGCTGATTTCGCCTTTTTTCAGTTTGGTTAATGCATCACGAAACTCTGGGTCATACATTTCCGGCGATGCCCAACCCAGGTCGCCGCCCTGATTAGCAGAACCTGGGTCCTGTGACAGTTGTTTGGCGGCGGCAGCGAAACTGATCTTGCCGTTCTTGATTTGGTTTGCCACTTCTTCCAGCTTGGCTTTGGCCTGCGCGTCGTTCATGACCACTGATGTCGTCAACAGGATGTGACGAGCGTGCACTTCGGTTATCGATACCGGCTGATCGCCGCCGCGGGTATCGTTCACGCGCAGGATATGGAAACCGACGCCAGAGCGGATCGGCCCGACGATCTGGCCTTTCTGTGGATTAGTCAGACGTTCGGCAAACAGCGATGGCAATTCCTGCGGACGACCCCAGCCCATCTGTCCGCCTTTCAATGCTTGCGGGTCGGCGGAGTAGGTGATGGCAAGTTTGCCGAAATCGGCACCCTGAGAGGCTTCTTTTACCAGACGATTGGCCAGATTTTCTGCTTTATCAACCTGATCCTGGGTCGGATTTTCCGACAACGGGATCAGGATCTGACTCAGATTAACTTCAGGGCCGCTTGCTCCCTGGCTGGCAAGTTGTTGAGCCAGCGAGTCCACTTCCTGCGGTAGTACGTTGACGCGACGACGTACTTCGCTGTTACGCACATCGGCAATCATCATGTCTTTACGAATTTGGTTGCGGTAAGTATCAAAGCTGACGCCTTCAGCCGCCAGACGGCTGCGTAGCTGGTCCACGCTCATGCGATTTTGTGCGGCGATATTGGCGATGGAACGATCCAGTTGCTCATCGGTGACCTGAACGCCCATCTTTTGCGCCATTTGCAGGATAATGTTATCCATGATCAACCGATCCAGAATCTGGTGACGGAGCGTGGCGTCGTCCGGCAACTGCTGACCGGCTTCTTGTGCGTTCATCTTGACGGACTGCAGCAGGCTATTGATATCGCTTTCCAGAACCACACTATTGTTGACGACTGCG harbors:
- the pdxA gene encoding 4-hydroxythreonine-4-phosphate dehydrogenase PdxA gives rise to the protein MPIETQVQRVVITPGEPAGIGPDLVVALAQQDWPIELVVCADAELLLSRALALKLPLTLREYQPHQVAQPQAAGTLTLLPVTADATVVPGQLNVANSRYVLDTLTRACDGCLRGDFAALITGPVHKGIINESGITFSGHTEFFAERSHCQRVVMMLATEELRVALATTHLPLKTVSDAITRDSLHEVITILHQDLQRKFGLAQPVIYVCGLNPHAGEGGHMGREELDVIIPALDELRQSGIQLVGPLPADTLFQPKYLEHADAVLAMYHDQGLPVLKYQGFGRAVNITLGLPFIRTSVDHGTALELAASGQADPGSFRTALNLALHMIANRNE
- the surA gene encoding peptidylprolyl isomerase SurA: MKNWRALVLGLALSANMAVAAPQEVNKIAAVVNNSVVLESDINSLLQSVKMNAQEAGQQLPDDATLRHQILDRLIMDNIILQMAQKMGVQVTDEQLDRSIANIAAQNRMSVDQLRSRLAAEGVSFDTYRNQIRKDMMIADVRNSEVRRRVNVLPQEVDSLAQQLASQGASGPEVNLSQILIPLSENPTQDQVDKAENLANRLVKEASQGADFGKLAITYSADPQALKGGQMGWGRPQELPSLFAERLTNPQKGQIVGPIRSGVGFHILRVNDTRGGDQPVSITEVHARHILLTTSVVMNDAQAKAKLEEVANQIKNGKISFAAAAKQLSQDPGSANQGGDLGWASPEMYDPEFRDALTKLKKGEISAPVHSSFGWHLIQLLDTRQVDKTDAAQKDRAYRMLFNRKFAEEAQTWMQEKRAAAYVKILNGQN